The DNA segment GGCATTTGTCGTCGCCCTCGGCGTGGTTCCGGTCGCAATGAACGCCGCGGCGATCGCAATGCTGTACGGCGTGATGCCGAACCGCCGGCCGGCACCGCGTGCGGTCCTGATCGGGGCCGTCGTCGCCGGACTCGCCTGGCACCTCGTGCAACTCGCCTACGTCCGCTTCCAGATCGGCATGGCGAACTACAACGCCATCTACGGCGCCCTTTCACAGGTACCGGTGACCATGGCGTGGCTCTACGTGAGCTGGATCGTTGTCCTCGTCGGGGCTGAAATCGCCGCGATCGCAGAGTTCGGCGCCGACGGCCCCGCCGCCGACCCAGCCCCACCGTGGGCCGCCGGCGCTGCGCTGCAACTCCTCGTGCGGGCCGCCCGGGCCTTCGCCGGCAGCGCTGCCGGCGTCGAGATCAGACAGGTGGCGCGGGACCTCCGTCTCGACCCCGGCGCGCTGACGGCCGTAGCCACATTGCTGGTCGAACGCGGTTGGCTCGCCGCCGTCGACGGCGCCTCCGGCCGCTACGTGCTCACTCGCGACCCCGCGCAGATTCCACTCGCCGATCTCGCCGCGCTGCTCCCGACACCCAGCCTCGACCTCCAATTCGACACCGCCGTTACCGCCGCCCTGCGTCTCGTCGAAACGTCGGGACCGCAGGCGTGGGCGGCGTTGCGGCTGACGGATGTGGTTGGGGGGGGCTGATGTCCGCACTTGCGGAACGTGTCAGCGTCGCACCGTGCGGCGGCCGCGCAGGTAGGCATCGCGAGCAGCCAGACGCAGGTGCTCGACGTGACGGCGCACCGCCATGACTTCGTCGTCGGTCACCGCTGTCGGCACGCCGTCCACGGTCTGGGTCGCGCGCGACAGAGCCCCGGTATCGTCGAAGCTGAGCCGCAACACGACCGCCGTTGCGTTCGGAAAACCGTCGTGGCGCGCCATTGCCCGCCGGTTTTCGTGATAGTGGAACAAGCGACCCGCGGCGAAGAAATACTCGTTGACCGCCACCGCCGCCCCGGGCTCGCTCGCATCGGTCTGCTCGATGACGTAGCGCACTTCGCCGTCCCCGAAGTACGCCACGAAGCGCGACCGGACGAGGTCGGTCTGGCAACGCCCCTCGACGCGCGTCAGGTACGGAGCTAGCTCGGCGACGTAAGTCGCCGCTGCTTCCTGCGGATCCGGTTGGTCGGTCACGACCCCCCGGGACGCATCCTCTCGCTGGCGGGACACGCTGCAGCCCCAGACCGTCAACAGCGCCACCGCCCCGGCCAGCGTCCTCACAACCATCCATCCTCTTTTCCCTGCAAACATCCTTGCCCAATCCGGTTACGCACCCGGCCGCGCCGTGCACCGTCCCAATAGAACTCGCCCCGTTATCCCGAAACCGCCGATTTCCTGGCCCGGGACCTCCTTCGCCGACGTCCAAAAACATGTTCTTCGACCGGTCCAACACGGGCTTTTCCAAAGAACCCACGGCGGCGATCGACGACACGCCCTCTAGCAGCAGATCTCGCGCGGGCAAAGGAACCGCCACCGTTAGGGCGTGAACGCCAGTTTTGTGGCGCACGGTAACCCGACTCGTAGTCTGCGAACGGCGCCGCCAGTGAAGGCTCAATATCTGCGCGCGCATGGCATGGCGTTTGCTGACCGGTCATCTCGCGTTCGGGAGGACAAGCGCGTGAGAATGGCGGCTCGTCATCACGGCCAAACAACGGGACCGGTCGCGTGAGCATGGCGATCGGAGGTGCTGGAGAAGCGCCGGCCTGGGGTCGCTTCAGGAGCTTCGCGGAGCACGCGCTGCGCCTGGGGTATGCGGACCTCGCTGCGCCGGCAATCCTGGCCCTGGTGGCTGCGGCCGGTTATGGCATCGCTGTCGGTGGCGGCGCTCGGGTGGTCGGAGGACTGACCCTCGGGGTGTTGGCAACCGCTGGTGTACTGGCGGCTCGTGGTCTTCGCCACGAGGGAGAGCGCGTCGCCAGGGAGCTACACCGGGCCGAGGCGCGATCGGCAGCGTTCGAGGCTGCGGAAGCCGCATTGCAGCAAGCCAAGAGCGCCGCCGAGGCTGCTAACCGCGCCAAGAGCGAGTTTCTCGCCAACGTCAGTCACGAGATCCGCACGCCGATGAACGGCATTATCGGCATGACCGAGCTAGCTCTCGACACGGACCTCTCTACCGAGCAGCGCGAGTACCTCGATATGGTGCGCAGCTCGGCCGACGCACTGCTCACGGTCATCAACGACATCCTCGACTTCGCCAAGATCGAAGCCGGCAAACTCGACCTCTGCCCGAGCGAGTTCACCCTCGCTCGGAGTCTCGACGAAACCATGCGACCCCTCGCTCTGCGAGCCCGACAAAAGGGCCTCGCGTGCGCGTGGACGATCGCTCCGGACGTACCGCCGGTGCTGGTCGCGGACGCCGGCCGGCTCCGCCAGGTCCTTCTGAATCTCGTCGGCAACGCCATCAAGTTCACGGAAGCCGGCGGCCGGGTCGCCGTCGAAGTCGCACGCTTCACCTGCACGGCTCCTCCGGATCTCGACGACGCCACCGACGGCCTCGACCTGCACGTCACGGTCAGCGATACCGGTATCGGCATCGCTCCCGAGCAGCAACGACTCATCTTCGAGGCCTTCGCCCAGGCGGACGGCTCCATGGCCCGCCGTTACGGCGGCACCGGCCTGGGTCTGACCATCGCCTCGCAGATCGTCGCGCTGATGGGCGGGCGCTTGTGGGTCGACAGCGCGCTCGGCCGCGGCAGCCGGTTCCAGTTCACGATCCGCTGCCGGCGGCCGGCGGTCACGCCCGAGGTCCCTCGCGAGTTAGAGTACCTCCGCGGTCTCCCCGTGCTGGTGGTCGACGACACCCCGATCAACCGCCGCGTCCTCGAACAGACGCTACGTCAGTGGAGCATGGAACCGACATGCGTCGCCGATGCCGAGAGTGCCCTCGCGCAGCTCGAAGTGGCACGGTCGAACGGCACTCCGTATTCGCTGGCCCTCCTCGACGTTCAGATGCCCGAGCAGGACGGGTTTGCGCTTGTGGAAAACATCCGCCGTCGCCCGTACCTGAACGGGGTGACCATCATGATGCTGTCGTCCTCCGACTTGCAGGGGGCAGCGGAACGGGCGCGCTCGCTCGGTGTCGCGGCGTGGTTGCGGAAACCGATCAAGCGTAGCGACTTGCTCGATGCGCTGCTCGTGACTCTGGGCTTGCGCAACTCGTCGTACCCGGTCAACTCCTCCGTACCTGCGGCGACACCCGCCGCGGCGCCGCCGCCGGCCGTGCCGGCACGATCGTCACGCCCTCTGCACGTCCTCGTCGCCGAAGACAACACCGTCAATCAGCGCCTCGCATGTCGGTTATTGGAACGTCAAGGGCACACCGTGGTCCTCGCCGATACCGGGCGCGCCGCCCTCGATGCCCTCGATCGCGACCGCTTCGATCTCATTTTGATGGACGTGCAGATGCCGGAAATGGACGGCCTCGAAGCCACCGGAGAGATTCGCCGCCGCGAACGCGACGGCGGCCGTTCGGGTCAGGCTGCCCCGCCGAACAGCCGTATCCCGATCGTCGCCATGACCGCGCACGCCATGAAAGGCGACGCAGAGCGCTGCCTGGACGCCGGTATGGACGCGTATGTATCCAAACCCGTGCAGCCCACGACGCTGTTTGCCGTGATCGAGAGAGTCGTGCCGGGCGCGGCGGACACCGCCGCACCGATCGCGGCCCATCACCGGTAGCCGCGGCCGCGCGGCCAGCTTCAGATATCGGGCGGGCCCGCGGCCCGTTCCGCCACTTCAGTTTGCCGCCGTCACGCGTGTGCCGTCGCCGACCAGGTCGCTCGGGTGCAGCACCACGACATCTTCCGCCTGCAGCCCGCCGTTCACCTCAACCATTTGTGGGGTCCGATGGCCGACCTGAACGGGGCGTCGTCGCGCGTAGCCGTCGACCACCGCGAACACTTCCCACTGGCCCCCGCGACGAAACAGCGCACTCGCCGGAATCGTCAGTACGCCCTGCCCTTCCCACACGACAATACGCGCCTCCAGTCGATAGCCGTCCGCCAGGGCAGCCGGAGGCTCGGCAAAGTCGGCGATCACGTTGACACGCTGTTCCTCGACCCCCAGCGCCGAAACCTTCGTGAAGCCCGAGGGTTCGACCAGCCGCACGCGTCCCGGCAACGTACGCTCCCCACCCCAATCCTCGAACACCACCTCCGCCCCGGGATGGACTTTAACCGCATCGGCCGACAGGACATCGACCACGACCTCGAGCGCCATCGGGTCGCCGATCTCCAGCAGCGGCGTTCCCACGGGCACCACGCGTTCGCTCGGCTCCGCGACGCGCAGCACGCGTCCGCTGATCGGAGATCGCACCTCGACGCAGGGCTCGCTCCCGCATCTCGCCGCCGTCGCGCCGTCCGGCGCCAGCAACACCGCCCGGGCAGCGTCGACGTTGTGCGCCGCCACGCTGGCCGCAAACAGCGCCGCCTCGACCTCCTTTTGCCGGGTGGTTTCGGCCAGCTCCGCCAGTTCAAGTTCCTCGGGGGAGATCGTCCCCGGTTTGGCGAGTTTCCGGGCGCGCCGGGCGCTGCGTGTCGCCTGCTCGAGCGATGCTCTTGCCTGCGCGACCCGCGCTGTCGCCTCGCGTTGGGCGGCTTCGGCCGCTTCGAGCCGCGCCCGCGCTTCCGCCCGAGAGCGCGGATCCAACGGCAGCGGATCGAGCCGCGCCACGACTTCTCCCGCACGCACTTCCGCACCCGCCTTCAAGTCGATGCGCGCCAGATGCCCCGCCACCGGCGCCGCCACCACAAACCGCTCGCGCACGCGGGTCTCGCCGTCCTCGTCGATGGTCACACGCAACGGCCCCCGCGCGGCCACCGCCACGTCCACCCGCACCGGTCGCGGACGCAACAACACCGCCGTGCCCGCACCGGCGCCCACCACTACGACCCCAATCGGGATCCACCGTCGCCACCCGGCCATACTCACTCCCGCGACTTCAATACCTCGACCAGGTCGATGCGGTCGAGCCGGCGCCGCACGAGCAGCGCCGAGAGAAGAAACGCCACGCCCACCACCCCGACCGAGAACGCGTACGTCGCCGGCGTGAGAACCAGCGGCAGGCGGAACAACTCCCACTGGTAGGTCCACGCCATGAGCGCACTGGTCCCGTACCCGAGGGCGACACCGATCGGCAGCGCCGCCGCGAGCAGCAACGCCTGCTCGCCCAGGAGCATGCGACTCACCTCGCCGCGGGTAAAACCAAGGACGCGCAGACTCGCCAGCTCGCGGCCGCGCTCCGAGAGGGCGATGCGCGCGGCATTGTAGACGATCGCCACCGCCAACACGCACGCGAAGCCAACCAGTACGCCGGTGAACACCCCCATGCTTTCGCCGATTGTCTTTTCGAAACTCTCGAGCGTCGTCTCCCGCTGCAGCACACCGCCCACTGCAGGTAGCCGCTTCAGCAGCCCATACAGCTCCGCCATCCGCTCCGTCTCGACGATCAGCATAGCGCCCGACACGGTCCCGCCCTCGTGCATCAGTCGGTTGAGGGCCCGCACGTCCATGTAGGCGGACAACCCGATCAGCTCGTCCACGAGCCCGCTCACCGGCACTTCCCGTTTCGGCCGGCTGCCTTCCAGCACTTCGACCAGCACGGTGTCGCCGGGCTGCACTTCGAGAATGTCGGCCAGCATCTTGGTCAGGACCAGCCCTTCGGGCGGGAGCGCGACGCTCTCGAGGTTCCGATCGAGCAGACGCCGCAAGCTGGCGTCCGGGGGCAGCCCCATAAGCGCTGTACGCCGCGACCGGTGCCCGCTGCGCAGGCGCACGGGAACCGCGCGGTACGACTCCGAGACCAGAACTCCGGGCAGGCGGGCGAGCTCGTACCGCGCCGTCGCGGGCAAAGGCTCGTGCGCCACGACGGTCATGTCGTCGCGCTGCACCAGAGCGAACTGAACGGCGGCAAGGTACTCGATAGCATCGACGAAGTACCGGCCGAGCAGCAGAATCGCCACCGCGCAGGCAAGGCCGGTTATCGACATGACCGCGCGCAACGGCCGGCGGGCCATGTTGCGCGCGATCATGCGGGTCGCCGGCGGAACCCACCGTTGCGCGCCAAGCCGTTCGAGCCAACCGGCGTGGAACTGCCCTGGGGGTTCCGGGCGCATCGCCTCCGCCGCCGGCACCCGCCACGCCCGCCGCACCGCGGTCACGGCGCCGAACAGGGCGGCCGCGGCACTCGCCGCAATTGCCATCAGCACCACGGTCGGCCCCGGATCGTAACGAAAGACCGGAAAGCGGTAGAACTCGGAGTAGATGCGGTTTAGCTCCGCCCCGAGCCACAGGCCACTCGCGGTGCCTGCGACCGCACCCAGCGTCACGGCCACCAGGGCAAACCCGAGGTAGTGCAGACTCACCGTTACCGGTCCGTAACCGAAGGCCTTGAGAACGCCGATCTGCTCGCGCTGCATTGCCACCAGGCGCGACAGCACGATGTTCAGCAGAAAGGCCGCCACGCCGAGAAAGATCGCCGGCAGCACCGTCCCGAAGATGCGATTCTGCCGCAGTTCGTCCGACAGAAAGCGGTGCGACACCTGGTCGTCGCGCCCGACCGCCCCGAGGCCGCCGTAACGATCGAGCAGCCGATCCAGGCGCACCGTAACCTCGGCCGGATTGGCGTCGGCCGCCAGGATCAGGACCACGTCGTTGAACGCGCCGTCCATGTCGAAGGCTGTCTCCATGGCGGCCAGGCCCATCCACAGCACGCCGAAGTGTCGGTTGTCGGGGAACAGATCGCCGGGCCGCACCTCGTAGACGTATTCCGGCGACAGCGCGATGCCGACAACGCGCAGGGTTGCCCAGCGGCCGTTGAGAACGGCACCGATCTCCGACCCGAGATCGAGGCCATTCGCCAGCGCGAACGCCTCGCTGACGAGAACCTCGTCGCGCCGGCCGGGGGCGATGAACCGTCCGCGCCGGATATGCACGTCATTGACGATCGGCTGCTGACGCTCGGGTATCGAGATGAGGCGCCCGGTCGCCGGCGCGGCAAGGCCGGGGACATCGAGCGTGACGTCGGCGACCAGGCGCGTGTCGGCGCGGGTGACCCCCGGGATCGCCTCGATCTTACGCGCCAGCGACTGCGGCGCGCGTTTGAGCGAAGCGAACAAATTCGCGAAGCGATACGTCGCGTAGTAGTTCGAGCGCGACTCGGCCAGCGACTCGTACGCCGTGCGCATGGTCACGACGATGGCCACGCCCGCGGCCACGACCACGGCGATGGCAGTCACCTGGCCGCGCAGGTGCCACAGGTCGCGCACGAGCTTGCGGTTCAGAGGGCTCATGCGGCTCACCACTCCAGATCGGACGCCCGCGCTCGTTGGGCGTTGCGCCGCACCTCGGCAATGGCGCCGCTGTGCATGCGGATGACCCGGTCGGCCATGCCGGCGATCACCGCGTTGTGGGTGATGACGGCCGTCGTCGTTCCCAGGGAGCGATTGACCTGTTCGAGCACCTCGAGCACCAGGCGTCCGGTCTGCGCGTCGAGCGCCCCGGTCGGCTCGTCGCAGAGGAGGACGTCCGGGCGTTTGGCAATGGCGCGCGCGATCGCCACCCGTTGCTGTTCGCCGCCGGAAAGCTGCGCCGGGAAGTGGTCGCGCCGTGCGCCGAGCCCGACGAGGCGGAGGGTCTCGTCGGGGTCGAGGGGCCGCTCGGCGATCTCGGTGACGAGCGCGACGTTCTCCAGCGCCGTCAGGCTGGGAATAAGATTGTAGAATTGAAACACGAAGCCGACATGCTGGCGGCGGAAACGGGTGAGGGCCGCTTCATCGCCCGCGGTGAGATCGTGGTCGAGGAAGCGCACGGTGCCTCTGGAGGGTACGTCGAGCCCGCCGAGGATGTTCAGCAGGGTTGACTTGCCGCTGCCGGACGGGCCGAGCACGACCAGCACCTCGCCGCGGAAGATGTCGAGATCGACGCCGCGCAACGCCGGCACCTCGACGTCGCCCATGCGATAAACCTTGGCGAGCCCGCGGGCCTGAAAGACCGCCTCCCGCTCCGTCGCCGTGCCGTGGTCGTCGCTCATCCCGTTTCCTGCCGGAGCCTGAGCATCCCCGATCGATGCCGGAATGCAAGCGCAGCAGTGAGGTAAGTCGGGCCGCTCTCGCCAGCGGGGCGGGGTTGCGATACGGAGGTCGCATGTTGTGCCCAAAGTGCAAGACGTCCACGTTGAGTGCGACGACGGTGAAGGAGACGCAGGTGGACCAGTGCCGCACCTGCAAGGGCCTCTGGTTCGACGAACGCGAGCTGAGCGCCCTGCTTGCGGCCGACGCGCCCGCGCTGCGTCCGCTGGCGCGCGGAAACGATGCCGGCGATCTAACCGCACGCCGGGGCGATTGCCCGCGTGACGGCACGGCGATGCTGCGGGTATTCAGCGCCATGAACCGCAACGTGGTCGTCGACACCTGTCCCGCGTGCCGCGGCATCTGGCTCGACGGCGGCGAACTCGCGGCATTAGTCGGCGCCTGAGAGCGCGCCGGCAAATGGAGTGGCAGGCTTCGGACGAGACGATTGGCGCGATTGGCGATTGGCGAGACACCCACCGGCGATTGGTGCGATTGGTGTGGATGGGCGAGACACTCCCCCAGGGTCATGAATCACCCGAGCCCCCGCCCGTGCCCCGACGCCAGGCCAAACCGGGCCGGGGCTCGGGCTGGGAACTGGGGGTACGTCTGGATGACGGGGGATGGATCTCGTTCGCGCGTCGTCGTGATCGGTCTTCCGGTGGGGTGCGGGCCGGTCGAAGCCTGCTGGCAGCGACTTCCCCTCGGGATCGCGGTCGGTATCGGTATCGATCCGTTGCCCGGTGTGCCCAGCCGGCGGACTCGATGGCAGACTCGGTAGACCTCAAGTCGCTCGCGGCCGCAGCTCATGTCGTCATCGATTCCGATTCCGACCCCGATCGGTTCAAGCCGCCCCCCCCCGGCCATATCGCGCGCGCTCTCCTGCGCGTCGCGTGCACTCCATCTGCGGATGCCGCCGAGCCGGCCTCTTCTCCGTACTCGTACTCGTTCACGTACTCGTACACGGCCACTCCCTCGTAATCGTTCAACCGCCCCTCGTCCAACTTCATCGCTGCCTACCCCCAGTCCGTGTACGGGTACGTGTACCGCTTCGCTGAGTACGTGCGCGGAGTGGAAGCCGAACAACTCGCACCGGGGCAGCAAGCTGAAGCGCTACTCGGTATCGTCAGAGTGAATCCAGGCCAGACTCGGCGCGACGCACGCGGCACGGCAGCCCGATCCCGTCGCCTCGATTACGGGCCCAGCAAGGGGTGCTGGACACCCATCGCTCCGGCGTGCGTGGGTGTCTCACGTCCATGCGTGGGTGTCTCACGTCCATCTCACGTCCACCCACGTCCACACGTCCATGCTTCGCGCTTGAGGAACGCGGTACGGCCGCGTATCGTCAATGCTCATCGACCGCGGCGTGAGGGATAGCGGTGAGTCCGAATGGACCGTTACCCGCACGGCGCCGTGCACTCGCAGGGAGTGGAACCCGTATGCGCAAGCAGTCGCTGATGCTGTGGGCAGGGATACTCGGAATGACCTTGCCGGCACATGCCGGTGCGACCCTGCCGTGCGTCGGGAGCTGCGGTGCGGAACGCGAGGTGACCGCCGACTCCCTGGTGACGCTAGTCAACATCGCGCAGGGGAGTCTTTCGCTCGACGCCTGTGCGTCGAGCGATGCCAACGGCGACGGCGACATCTCAATCGACGAGATCGTTGTGGCGGTCAACAACGCCCTCACGGGCTGTCCGGAGCGGTTTCTCGTTTCCAAGACCGATGACACGGCCGATGGGTACTGCGATGACGACTGCTCTCTAAGAGAGGCGTTCGTTGCCGCCAACACGCATCCCGGGCCCGATGAGATCGCAATCCCGGCCGGCGTGTACGTGCTGACCCGCACTGGGAACGAGGAGGATAGCGCGGCTACAGGAGACCTGGACATCACCGAAGACGTCTCGATCGAGGGCACGGGTGCGGCCACGACCGTGCTCGACGGAAACGGAACCGATCGGGTCATCGACATCCTCGCGGGCGCGGTCACCATCGAGCGTCTCACTATCCGGAACGGACACGCCTCTCACGGAGGAGGCATGCGAGTTGGCGATCGCAGCATGGCCAATCCGACCCTCCTCATGTCCGCTGTGACCCTCGCCGGTAACACCGCCGGGACGGGTGGGGCTATCCGTGCCTTCTCGCTAGGCTCGCTGACCCTGCGGGGCTGTACGCTCCGCAACAACGCCGCCACAGTATCCGGTGGCGCCCTCTTGTACAGTAATGTGTCGACGCTCGAAAACTGCACGATCAGCGGCAATTCGGGGAACATGGGCGGCGGCCTCGCAATCAGCGGGGGGCACATCCGCAACTGCACCATTGTGGGTAACGTGACGCTGGAATCGCGCTTTGCATCAAGCAACCTGGCGCGCTTCTCCGACGTCAATAGGCCGGGAGTGATCGTGGTCGAGAACACCATCGTCGGCGGCTCGGAGGGGCGAAACTGCGGATCGGCGGAGCCGGAGGGCGGCGGTAACCTCAGCGACGATAGTTCCTGCGGACGACCGGGA comes from the Candidatus Binatia bacterium genome and includes:
- a CDS encoding YihY/virulence factor BrkB family protein encodes the protein MKAARQFARFILAVGRRFEADDGLVRAAALAYTSLLSLVPLLAVMFAVLKGLGTQRRLEPLLLSRLSLTPETTATIVGYIDRTNVGTLGTLGAAALLLTVVGVLGTIESTFNHIWRVRHGRSVWRKVSDYLSVVLLTPFLLLAAVAVTSSLQVQQVIEWIRSVDYLSRAFVVALGVVPVAMNAAAIAMLYGVMPNRRPAPRAVLIGAVVAGLAWHLVQLAYVRFQIGMANYNAIYGALSQVPVTMAWLYVSWIVVLVGAEIAAIAEFGADGPAADPAPPWAAGAALQLLVRAARAFAGSAAGVEIRQVARDLRLDPGALTAVATLLVERGWLAAVDGASGRYVLTRDPAQIPLADLAALLPTPSLDLQFDTAVTAALRLVETSGPQAWAALRLTDVVGGG
- a CDS encoding response regulator, encoding MAIGGAGEAPAWGRFRSFAEHALRLGYADLAAPAILALVAAAGYGIAVGGGARVVGGLTLGVLATAGVLAARGLRHEGERVARELHRAEARSAAFEAAEAALQQAKSAAEAANRAKSEFLANVSHEIRTPMNGIIGMTELALDTDLSTEQREYLDMVRSSADALLTVINDILDFAKIEAGKLDLCPSEFTLARSLDETMRPLALRARQKGLACAWTIAPDVPPVLVADAGRLRQVLLNLVGNAIKFTEAGGRVAVEVARFTCTAPPDLDDATDGLDLHVTVSDTGIGIAPEQQRLIFEAFAQADGSMARRYGGTGLGLTIASQIVALMGGRLWVDSALGRGSRFQFTIRCRRPAVTPEVPRELEYLRGLPVLVVDDTPINRRVLEQTLRQWSMEPTCVADAESALAQLEVARSNGTPYSLALLDVQMPEQDGFALVENIRRRPYLNGVTIMMLSSSDLQGAAERARSLGVAAWLRKPIKRSDLLDALLVTLGLRNSSYPVNSSVPAATPAAAPPPAVPARSSRPLHVLVAEDNTVNQRLACRLLERQGHTVVLADTGRAALDALDRDRFDLILMDVQMPEMDGLEATGEIRRRERDGGRSGQAAPPNSRIPIVAMTAHAMKGDAERCLDAGMDAYVSKPVQPTTLFAVIERVVPGAADTAAPIAAHHR
- a CDS encoding HlyD family efflux transporter periplasmic adaptor subunit, with protein sequence MAGWRRWIPIGVVVVGAGAGTAVLLRPRPVRVDVAVAARGPLRVTIDEDGETRVRERFVVAAPVAGHLARIDLKAGAEVRAGEVVARLDPLPLDPRSRAEARARLEAAEAAQREATARVAQARASLEQATRSARRARKLAKPGTISPEELELAELAETTRQKEVEAALFAASVAAHNVDAARAVLLAPDGATAARCGSEPCVEVRSPISGRVLRVAEPSERVVPVGTPLLEIGDPMALEVVVDVLSADAVKVHPGAEVVFEDWGGERTLPGRVRLVEPSGFTKVSALGVEEQRVNVIADFAEPPAALADGYRLEARIVVWEGQGVLTIPASALFRRGGQWEVFAVVDGYARRRPVQVGHRTPQMVEVNGGLQAEDVVVLHPSDLVGDGTRVTAAN
- a CDS encoding ABC transporter permease encodes the protein MSPLNRKLVRDLWHLRGQVTAIAVVVAAGVAIVVTMRTAYESLAESRSNYYATYRFANLFASLKRAPQSLARKIEAIPGVTRADTRLVADVTLDVPGLAAPATGRLISIPERQQPIVNDVHIRRGRFIAPGRRDEVLVSEAFALANGLDLGSEIGAVLNGRWATLRVVGIALSPEYVYEVRPGDLFPDNRHFGVLWMGLAAMETAFDMDGAFNDVVLILAADANPAEVTVRLDRLLDRYGGLGAVGRDDQVSHRFLSDELRQNRIFGTVLPAIFLGVAAFLLNIVLSRLVAMQREQIGVLKAFGYGPVTVSLHYLGFALVAVTLGAVAGTASGLWLGAELNRIYSEFYRFPVFRYDPGPTVVLMAIAASAAAALFGAVTAVRRAWRVPAAEAMRPEPPGQFHAGWLERLGAQRWVPPATRMIARNMARRPLRAVMSITGLACAVAILLLGRYFVDAIEYLAAVQFALVQRDDMTVVAHEPLPATARYELARLPGVLVSESYRAVPVRLRSGHRSRRTALMGLPPDASLRRLLDRNLESVALPPEGLVLTKMLADILEVQPGDTVLVEVLEGSRPKREVPVSGLVDELIGLSAYMDVRALNRLMHEGGTVSGAMLIVETERMAELYGLLKRLPAVGGVLQRETTLESFEKTIGESMGVFTGVLVGFACVLAVAIVYNAARIALSERGRELASLRVLGFTRGEVSRMLLGEQALLLAAALPIGVALGYGTSALMAWTYQWELFRLPLVLTPATYAFSVGVVGVAFLLSALLVRRRLDRIDLVEVLKSRE
- a CDS encoding ABC transporter ATP-binding protein, with translation MSDDHGTATEREAVFQARGLAKVYRMGDVEVPALRGVDLDIFRGEVLVVLGPSGSGKSTLLNILGGLDVPSRGTVRFLDHDLTAGDEAALTRFRRQHVGFVFQFYNLIPSLTALENVALVTEIAERPLDPDETLRLVGLGARRDHFPAQLSGGEQQRVAIARAIAKRPDVLLCDEPTGALDAQTGRLVLEVLEQVNRSLGTTTAVITHNAVIAGMADRVIRMHSGAIAEVRRNAQRARASDLEW
- a CDS encoding zf-TFIIB domain-containing protein, which encodes MLCPKCKTSTLSATTVKETQVDQCRTCKGLWFDERELSALLAADAPALRPLARGNDAGDLTARRGDCPRDGTAMLRVFSAMNRNVVVDTCPACRGIWLDGGELAALVGA
- a CDS encoding CSLREA domain-containing protein, which codes for MRKQSLMLWAGILGMTLPAHAGATLPCVGSCGAEREVTADSLVTLVNIAQGSLSLDACASSDANGDGDISIDEIVVAVNNALTGCPERFLVSKTDDTADGYCDDDCSLREAFVAANTHPGPDEIAIPAGVYVLTRTGNEEDSAATGDLDITEDVSIEGTGAATTVLDGNGTDRVIDILAGAVTIERLTIRNGHASHGGGMRVGDRSMANPTLLMSAVTLAGNTAGTGGAIRAFSLGSLTLRGCTLRNNAATVSGGALLYSNVSTLENCTISGNSGNMGGGLAISGGHIRNCTIVGNVTLESRFASSNLARFSDVNRPGVIVVENTIVGGSEGRNCGSAEPEGGGNLSDDSSCGRPGDTNWTVVPDLGIAPLTDTGDGIPVHPLCTGVGVPDPSCAGPSPALGAADSGACPSTDQRGFPRSDPWCDSGAYEAE